The Candidatus Nanohalococcus occultus genome contains a region encoding:
- a CDS encoding LamG-like jellyroll fold domain-containing protein translates to MKEKVIEKAEKRSTEIIALTLILGIAGVAAQSGNGPILSAGSSSDLVAEYRFDTGTGNTVYDSAGGNDGDINGAGWSEGVSGKAMDFSQNGDQVTVPDDPSLEGQTEGITVSFWFYSRQDNVGDWSIAMSKGAFANDPYAMIMDSVTGDKFRFDPTLGDQSGNYYRANIDNIPHRRWTHLVMRYDPQTGDMTVFRDGKLGDTTSVGDIDLASNSKNLQFGEGGSGGYIDGKIDQARIYSNPLSDSEIKTLYNRGSWRIGSEGKDSESNIMDLSFQHQNSTHVLDTSGQENHGRKQNGISQKTMVNCQIGRCASFDGAGGTGIDLDTVWSDHSVSRTFMFWFKEGEGVSAGDRIITQDCNEWFCLRNEGEDSYSLYYDGGNSYQFNMDDSEWHHTSLVFNSSASEIELYTDGQLEQNFSYNSGWSHNARPVVLGGNTEGTDDITSNHWEGRIDEFKVFNQPLTQEEVIQQAENIESRGAVLDMRFNRNGGDKAYDHSGEGNTGIFQPDETVGPQRVDGVIGKALEFDGFDDRVEPGLDSVGDKPARLTVSAWYKTEGNYNDDSLVSDEITAPDEGFGLRPDSFRVGRGNGNGYVEASGSLISGGWTHVVGTYDNSTVKFYQDGELLDQTSFAGPYFKSSRQLVVGYNAWRNSGTFDQDYGWKGEIDEVKIYPYAASNAQVKQLYRKGESNIGSSTESASTGLQEGLVLDQSFDRVETCGNSDTVSCPSGTDGKVAVDESGEANHGELVNGPEVKGSENCKSGKCLGFDGSDDSLDIPNDEVLNFTNSDNFTYSTWIKREDATSGVMIKGHTTYSSGFDLYAGDIRFGARDGSGTGLVVQTSIDKKWHHVVGVFNAPAKEAKLYVDGRLADTDSKADLNDFSTTRGLKLGGSYRISGASTFGKVSLDQAKIHDRALSETEVWNLYTNGRDRKDGSAGPTAKWSFDSVYGNKTYDSAGDNDGTVYGANLTAGKRGSALEFDGNDDYVSIDGIEQFDNNNKLSISAWVKRKGPADRADILNAGTYDTLLFADGGNAQGSMYIHDGSDSHIVRGYTIPQNEWHHLTGTYDGSTLKIYQNGVLQDSKSVSVSVRDSGSSTRISDSGSLPFEGKIDDVRIYPYALSDGGVKNVMNSGSAGVSSSRQRYDVPRDCQEIKERQDSTHSGVFRIDPDGSGGYSPFEVYCEMGENGGGWTRLYTTKDGAVSGDKGWAFGENSFMWESGSEVNFGNGQGWVSNTGNNETWSIGKAFMSSYEGKTAVWDYYSANGNPIHPAQIQALSDTTEDGTYYVGDWYTDDIDEPITDVFAVAHPSDYDCVYGGCMTIFPSSDPSPSVGGDYVLGSNHGSGGTWTDYIDWRSLDDGDIPTHLGFRDGNGRIAHWGEGDFTPDGGHTLEFENPYFYAR, encoded by the coding sequence GTGAAGGAAAAAGTAATTGAGAAAGCCGAGAAACGTTCAACGGAGATAATAGCTCTCACATTAATTCTAGGTATTGCAGGAGTCGCAGCACAGTCAGGAAACGGTCCGATACTTTCCGCAGGCTCATCCAGCGATCTCGTAGCCGAATACCGGTTTGATACCGGGACTGGAAATACAGTCTATGATAGTGCTGGCGGTAATGACGGGGATATTAATGGAGCCGGCTGGTCTGAAGGAGTCAGCGGCAAAGCAATGGATTTTTCACAGAACGGAGATCAGGTAACAGTCCCAGATGATCCGTCTCTTGAAGGACAGACTGAAGGCATAACGGTCTCGTTCTGGTTCTACTCGCGTCAAGACAATGTAGGAGACTGGTCAATAGCAATGAGTAAAGGAGCATTCGCAAACGATCCGTACGCTATGATTATGGACAGTGTTACCGGAGATAAGTTCAGATTCGATCCCACGTTGGGCGATCAGTCCGGAAATTACTACCGGGCAAATATAGACAATATTCCGCATAGAAGATGGACGCATCTAGTTATGCGATACGACCCGCAAACTGGAGATATGACTGTTTTCAGGGACGGAAAACTTGGAGATACCACTTCAGTAGGCGACATTGATCTTGCGAGTAACTCTAAAAACCTACAGTTCGGAGAGGGAGGTTCTGGAGGATATATTGATGGTAAAATTGATCAGGCACGGATTTACTCAAATCCGCTCTCTGATTCCGAGATAAAGACGCTTTACAACCGAGGATCTTGGCGTATTGGCTCAGAGGGAAAAGACAGCGAATCAAATATAATGGATCTTAGCTTCCAGCATCAGAACTCGACCCATGTCCTCGATACCTCGGGCCAGGAAAATCACGGTAGAAAACAAAATGGTATCTCACAGAAAACCATGGTTAACTGTCAGATTGGTCGCTGTGCCAGCTTTGACGGAGCAGGAGGTACAGGAATCGATCTTGATACGGTCTGGAGCGATCATTCGGTGTCTAGGACGTTTATGTTTTGGTTTAAGGAAGGTGAAGGTGTTTCAGCCGGAGACAGGATAATAACACAGGACTGTAACGAATGGTTCTGCCTTAGAAATGAAGGAGAAGACAGTTATAGCCTGTATTATGACGGCGGAAATAGCTACCAGTTCAACATGGATGACTCCGAGTGGCATCATACGTCTCTAGTGTTTAACTCTTCGGCCTCGGAAATAGAACTTTACACTGACGGCCAGCTGGAACAAAACTTCAGCTACAACTCCGGCTGGAGCCATAACGCCCGTCCTGTTGTCCTAGGAGGTAACACTGAAGGCACAGACGATATAACAAGTAATCACTGGGAGGGACGGATCGATGAGTTCAAAGTCTTCAACCAGCCGCTGACCCAGGAGGAGGTAATTCAACAGGCGGAAAATATTGAATCTAGGGGAGCGGTTCTGGATATGCGGTTCAACCGTAATGGAGGTGATAAGGCCTACGATCACTCTGGCGAAGGTAATACAGGGATTTTTCAGCCGGATGAAACTGTGGGTCCACAAAGAGTCGATGGTGTGATAGGGAAAGCGCTTGAGTTTGACGGTTTTGATGATAGAGTTGAACCTGGCCTTGACAGTGTCGGTGACAAACCGGCCCGTCTCACGGTTTCGGCTTGGTATAAGACAGAAGGCAACTACAATGATGACTCATTAGTCTCCGATGAGATAACCGCTCCGGATGAAGGATTTGGTCTAAGACCTGATTCTTTCAGAGTTGGTAGAGGGAACGGAAACGGATACGTTGAAGCATCCGGTAGCCTGATTAGTGGAGGATGGACTCATGTTGTAGGAACTTATGATAATTCAACGGTAAAATTCTATCAGGACGGGGAATTACTAGATCAAACCTCTTTCGCTGGACCTTATTTTAAATCGAGCAGACAGCTTGTTGTAGGTTACAATGCCTGGAGGAACTCAGGTACGTTTGATCAGGATTATGGTTGGAAAGGAGAAATTGATGAGGTGAAAATCTATCCTTACGCTGCTTCTAACGCCCAAGTCAAACAGCTCTACCGTAAAGGAGAGTCTAACATAGGCTCTTCTACAGAATCCGCTTCTACAGGCCTTCAAGAAGGACTTGTACTTGACCAATCCTTTGACCGAGTTGAAACCTGTGGAAACTCCGATACTGTTAGCTGTCCGTCGGGTACGGATGGGAAAGTCGCCGTCGATGAAAGCGGAGAAGCTAATCACGGAGAACTGGTGAACGGGCCAGAAGTGAAAGGTTCTGAGAACTGTAAGTCTGGCAAATGTCTTGGTTTTGACGGAAGTGATGATTCTCTAGACATACCGAATGATGAGGTCTTGAATTTCACTAACTCTGATAATTTCACGTATTCTACCTGGATAAAACGCGAAGATGCGACTAGCGGGGTTATGATCAAAGGACATACTACGTATTCATCAGGGTTTGACCTTTATGCGGGTGATATAAGGTTTGGTGCCAGAGATGGGAGTGGAACTGGTTTAGTGGTACAAACATCGATTGACAAGAAATGGCATCACGTTGTAGGCGTCTTCAACGCTCCGGCTAAAGAAGCCAAACTGTATGTTGATGGAAGGCTCGCAGATACGGATAGTAAGGCGGATTTGAACGATTTCTCAACTACTAGGGGGTTGAAACTAGGCGGCTCTTATAGGATTTCAGGCGCTTCTACGTTTGGAAAAGTAAGCCTTGATCAGGCTAAAATACATGACCGCGCCCTGTCTGAAACCGAGGTCTGGAATCTTTATACGAACGGTAGAGACAGAAAAGATGGATCTGCCGGCCCCACTGCCAAATGGAGCTTTGATTCTGTCTACGGCAACAAGACGTACGATTCTGCGGGCGATAATGATGGAACTGTATATGGTGCGAACCTTACTGCGGGTAAGAGAGGTTCTGCCCTTGAATTCGATGGAAACGATGATTATGTCAGCATAGACGGGATTGAGCAGTTTGATAACAATAACAAGCTCTCTATTTCCGCCTGGGTTAAAAGAAAAGGTCCTGCTGATAGAGCAGATATTCTTAACGCAGGAACTTATGATACTCTTTTGTTTGCTGATGGAGGGAATGCACAAGGTTCAATGTATATTCATGATGGCTCTGACTCCCATATAGTGAGAGGTTACACTATCCCACAGAATGAGTGGCATCATTTAACCGGTACTTATGATGGCTCTACATTGAAAATATATCAGAACGGAGTATTACAAGATTCAAAGTCTGTCAGTGTATCAGTAAGAGATTCTGGTAGCAGCACACGGATATCTGATAGCGGCTCTCTACCTTTCGAGGGAAAGATAGATGATGTGCGTATATATCCTTACGCGCTGTCTGACGGAGGTGTCAAAAATGTTATGAACTCTGGTTCGGCCGGTGTCTCAAGCAGTCGGCAGCGGTACGATGTTCCAAGGGACTGTCAGGAGATTAAAGAAAGGCAGGATTCGACGCATAGCGGCGTCTTCCGGATCGATCCCGATGGCAGTGGCGGTTACTCGCCTTTCGAAGTCTACTGTGAGATGGGAGAGAACGGAGGTGGATGGACACGGCTTTACACTACTAAGGATGGTGCTGTAAGCGGTGATAAGGGATGGGCGTTTGGAGAAAACTCATTCATGTGGGAGTCCGGAAGCGAAGTCAACTTCGGCAACGGTCAGGGATGGGTCTCAAATACAGGTAACAACGAGACATGGTCCATAGGGAAAGCATTTATGTCCAGCTATGAGGGCAAGACTGCGGTATGGGACTATTACAGTGCTAACGGCAATCCTATTCATCCGGCTCAGATCCAGGCACTTTCCGATACAACGGAAGACGGTACTTACTACGTCGGAGACTGGTACACGGATGACATCGATGAGCCGATAACAGATGTCTTCGCGGTCGCTCATCCAAGCGACTATGACTGTGTCTACGGTGGATGTATGACTATATTCCCTTCATCCGATCCAAGTCCTTCGGTCGGCGGCGACTATGTTCTAGGCTCCAACCACGGTTCAGGAGGTACCTGGACAGACTACATTGACTGGAGGAGCTTAGATGATGGAGATATCCCAACACACCTCGGCTTCAGGGACGGTAACGGACGTATAGCACACTGGGGAGAAGGAGACTTCACTCCTGATGGAGGTCACACACTAGAGTTCGAGAACCCGTACTTCTACGCGCGGTAA
- a CDS encoding beta strand repeat-containing protein, with the protein MKKTKLLVVSVLVFTASASAIDFNDTESLDYWSDNTLDFRVNPDGTVQAQNNINLNGNTLQNANLEAGSVDEGEINQNTLDDSEIEDNSLTESSLAADSVGSSELMDNSVSNSEIQNTASFTFDGITNNGDLDMSGNDIVGASSLQTVGTNAEKRYDYSYDQGSDESTYYHYLGEASDQSGMLYVTGSIGGHEESQGKAYIELIVNSRGQQVITGRVNGQLGTSADIVAYNDADSNTDIYLKTDKWAQIQLTYGKTGSSSLNTAPSPDTTAPSGTLQYNLSQDVENQVDYSGNLDLNGNTLEDVGGLQNCNSNEFLNGNGECETDTDTDTDNQDLSEVLAQGNSAGSYSINMNSNGLADVASIDGGGDAVQVTDSLSLNNNNLDDVNRILMADAGPDGKLGFNGAEIYEAPLDDSDSPGMLQLVNDGGIAFEPSSDGTTAATFTTSNNLNMRSNNIVNTNQIDGVDIDNPGNALTLSGDQYAVASGSIDDNEIADNTVDNSEIQNSDNFAMNQLDVNGVSGSASTDGGTGIGAPAVYTSIIEARNEKGGQSTYLELGADGYHGSIGNDDIGFVTQGNVQAMVSDQGNFGIGTTSPSDPLDVNGDATIRGDLDVFGSITNTNVSDLSVNGSILPPEGYSSTFDVGSSSREWRDGYFSGTVYASNFQDAGTGDSISDTYVDESGDTMTGDLDLSDNQLRNLDLQNVNGIEMDGDIYGSGIDIGLREVGSIVGPKNGDTDLNLRTQGDGTHVVSVEDGSTAGNIDIMRFNEGTQEVDVPNGNLDLNGNSLMDIGGLQNCGANEFVNGNGNCVTDTDTDTQDLANVLSQGNSAGSNNIDLNENQLRNVDSIQDGSGIDTIRLDGSNNIVVPNGQINVNNQGEAAVFGTGDHAKHYVRFRGDSGFGSTVGYTDSIGNGATLIQSGDGKQVAIAVDNGTFGGGTNALVADPNGDVNIPSGDLNMNSNTLQNVNLEAGSVDESEIAQNTLDDSEIEDNSLTSVSLAAGSVGDSEIQDNTVDNSEIENSASFTFGGVTTQNGDVTINGPTESPINAGPFSQNTKQNTISFSAAGGSNDPGYITHETNGDQGNTGVLHLAPSDDNAFRDYVAIHGTDDPASLKLHTDGSITGISGLNGCGGNEFVNGNGNCETDTDTDTDNQDLANVLSQGNSAGGNSLDMNYNSIDNVGNLNVSTSGSQIAEFSDTGITLSQPLSVESSGPLSVANGLDLTGTSTNTIDSYSNMYLTTSSGSPSDIVLDPTGTVGIDANASIVGDLDMQGGTVENANLEAGSVDESEIAQNTLDDSEIEDNSLTAGSISANTMGNGVINNADSFTFGGVTTNGNLDVNENSITGVDDLQDGSGTSTVSFDGSNNVDIPNGNLRLADGGKIETSSADNRQILFKQNGDGVSLETSGSGSGYIRWYDKNAGQEIIRGDEGGDVQIPNGNLNVNGQLSVGSTECNTGQYLDGDGTCTSVTGETSGEYVDEAGDTMSGDLDMNSNKILNIGSGNIDFDPSGAGDINLRGNEIKNGNIVQADNLIAGSYSTGTSKVDGNDIYVQDDVEVGGDFVGAGADVAEKIQNESRLEPGTVVQISGNMSIDATDGKHDTDVAGVVSTDPAMIMAKERGGVPVAMTGTVPVKVTVENGNIMPGDMLTTSSENGKAMKCGDMENCEGSVIGKAMQPAMEDSKIKMLISMS; encoded by the coding sequence ATGAAGAAAACTAAGTTACTGGTTGTCTCGGTTCTGGTATTTACGGCTTCAGCTTCAGCTATCGACTTCAACGACACCGAAAGCCTGGATTACTGGAGCGATAACACTTTAGACTTCAGAGTAAACCCGGATGGAACCGTTCAAGCGCAGAACAATATTAACTTGAATGGAAACACTTTACAGAACGCTAACCTCGAGGCTGGAAGTGTTGATGAAGGAGAAATTAACCAGAATACTTTGGATGATTCGGAGATCGAGGATAACTCGTTGACGGAAAGTTCCTTGGCTGCTGACAGCGTAGGGTCTTCAGAGCTGATGGATAACTCTGTTAGTAACTCGGAGATCCAGAATACCGCGAGTTTCACCTTTGACGGTATAACTAACAACGGAGATCTGGACATGAGTGGCAACGACATTGTTGGTGCGAGTTCGCTTCAGACCGTAGGTACGAATGCTGAGAAACGTTATGATTACTCTTATGATCAGGGATCTGATGAGTCCACTTACTATCATTACCTTGGCGAGGCCTCCGATCAGAGCGGTATGTTGTACGTAACCGGCTCCATCGGTGGTCATGAAGAAAGTCAGGGTAAAGCATACATAGAACTGATAGTTAACTCTCGCGGCCAGCAAGTTATCACGGGCCGGGTTAACGGCCAGCTAGGAACAAGCGCGGACATAGTTGCCTACAACGATGCCGACAGCAACACGGATATCTATCTTAAGACTGACAAGTGGGCGCAGATCCAGTTAACATACGGTAAAACCGGCTCCTCATCTCTCAACACTGCTCCGTCCCCAGATACGACCGCTCCGTCAGGAACACTTCAGTATAATCTCTCTCAAGACGTTGAAAACCAGGTTGATTACAGCGGAAACCTTGATTTAAACGGTAATACTTTGGAAGATGTCGGCGGCCTACAGAACTGTAACAGCAACGAGTTTTTGAACGGTAACGGAGAATGTGAGACAGATACAGATACCGATACTGACAACCAGGATCTAAGCGAGGTTCTTGCTCAAGGAAATAGTGCTGGTAGTTACAGTATCAATATGAATAGCAATGGTCTGGCTGATGTTGCCTCGATTGATGGCGGAGGGGATGCTGTACAGGTAACAGATTCTCTTAGCCTGAATAACAATAATTTGGATGATGTGAATCGTATTTTGATGGCGGATGCCGGGCCGGATGGTAAACTGGGTTTTAACGGCGCAGAGATTTATGAAGCACCCTTGGATGACTCGGACAGTCCGGGAATGCTTCAGCTTGTCAACGACGGCGGTATAGCTTTCGAGCCTAGCAGTGACGGGACAACAGCGGCAACGTTTACAACGTCAAATAATCTGAATATGCGTTCTAATAATATTGTTAACACGAACCAGATCGATGGTGTTGATATAGACAATCCTGGTAACGCTCTTACGTTGTCTGGTGACCAGTACGCCGTGGCTTCTGGCAGCATTGATGATAACGAGATTGCGGATAACACGGTCGATAACTCTGAGATCCAAAACAGCGATAACTTCGCGATGAATCAGTTAGATGTTAATGGAGTCAGTGGATCTGCCTCAACTGATGGAGGGACAGGTATTGGAGCGCCTGCGGTTTATACAAGCATAATTGAAGCCCGTAACGAGAAAGGCGGTCAGTCAACTTATCTTGAGCTTGGAGCGGACGGATACCACGGCTCGATCGGAAACGATGATATAGGATTTGTGACTCAGGGGAACGTCCAGGCGATGGTAAGTGATCAGGGCAACTTCGGTATAGGTACTACTTCTCCTTCTGATCCGCTTGATGTAAACGGCGATGCCACGATCAGAGGCGACCTTGATGTGTTCGGATCGATCACTAATACGAACGTAAGCGATCTATCGGTGAACGGAAGTATCTTGCCTCCGGAGGGCTACAGCAGCACGTTCGATGTAGGTTCTTCTTCCAGAGAATGGAGGGATGGATACTTCTCCGGGACGGTCTATGCCTCGAACTTCCAGGATGCGGGTACCGGAGACTCCATCAGTGATACCTACGTAGATGAAAGCGGAGACACCATGACCGGGGATCTGGATCTAAGCGATAACCAGCTCAGAAATCTTGACCTACAGAATGTTAACGGCATTGAGATGGATGGCGATATTTACGGAAGCGGCATAGATATAGGCTTGCGGGAAGTGGGCAGTATCGTAGGGCCGAAGAACGGCGATACAGACCTGAACCTGCGGACTCAGGGCGATGGAACACACGTTGTATCTGTCGAGGACGGCAGTACTGCGGGAAACATAGATATAATGCGGTTTAACGAGGGAACACAGGAAGTCGATGTGCCTAACGGCAATCTTGATCTGAACGGCAATTCCTTGATGGATATCGGCGGCCTACAGAACTGTGGCGCCAATGAATTCGTAAACGGAAATGGAAACTGTGTGACAGATACTGATACGGACACACAGGACTTGGCGAATGTTCTATCCCAGGGCAATAGTGCCGGCAGCAACAATATTGACCTAAATGAAAACCAGTTACGTAACGTAGACAGCATACAGGACGGTTCGGGAATAGATACCATTCGACTGGATGGTTCGAATAATATTGTAGTACCTAACGGACAGATCAACGTAAACAACCAGGGAGAGGCCGCAGTCTTCGGAACTGGCGATCACGCCAAACACTACGTGCGTTTCCGGGGTGACAGCGGGTTTGGTTCCACTGTAGGATACACGGATTCTATAGGCAACGGCGCTACCTTGATTCAGTCGGGTGACGGCAAGCAGGTCGCTATAGCAGTCGATAACGGCACGTTCGGGGGCGGAACAAATGCTTTGGTCGCTGATCCGAACGGCGACGTTAATATTCCGAGCGGCGATCTCAACATGAACAGTAACACGCTTCAGAACGTGAATCTCGAGGCCGGAAGTGTTGATGAGAGTGAGATCGCTCAGAACACGTTGGATGACTCGGAGATTGAAGATAACTCTTTGACCAGTGTTTCCTTGGCCGCAGGATCAGTAGGTGACAGCGAGATACAGGATAACACGGTTGATAACTCCGAGATAGAAAACAGTGCCAGCTTCACGTTTGGAGGTGTCACGACTCAAAATGGAGATGTCACTATTAACGGGCCTACAGAGTCGCCGATCAACGCAGGACCGTTCAGTCAGAACACCAAACAGAATACTATCAGTTTCAGCGCGGCTGGAGGTAGCAACGATCCTGGGTACATAACTCATGAGACTAACGGCGATCAGGGCAATACAGGTGTCTTACATCTGGCACCTAGTGATGATAACGCATTCCGTGACTACGTTGCGATCCACGGTACCGACGATCCAGCATCCCTCAAGCTCCATACTGACGGCAGCATCACAGGTATCTCCGGGTTAAACGGCTGTGGTGGCAACGAGTTCGTAAACGGGAACGGAAACTGTGAGACTGATACAGATACGGATACCGATAACCAGGACTTGGCAAACGTACTTTCACAGGGCAACAGCGCTGGCGGCAACAGCCTGGACATGAACTACAACAGTATTGATAACGTCGGCAATTTGAATGTCTCGACTTCCGGCAGCCAGATCGCTGAGTTCTCCGATACAGGCATAACACTCAGCCAGCCACTGAGTGTTGAAAGCTCCGGTCCGTTGAGTGTGGCAAACGGACTTGATCTAACAGGTACAAGCACCAACACGATTGACTCTTACTCTAACATGTACCTGACAACATCCAGTGGCTCCCCGAGCGACATAGTTCTCGATCCAACCGGAACGGTAGGAATAGATGCTAACGCCAGTATCGTCGGAGACCTGGATATGCAGGGCGGAACGGTTGAGAATGCTAACTTGGAGGCAGGTTCAGTTGATGAGAGCGAGATCGCTCAGAATACCTTGGATGACTCGGAGATCGAAGACAACTCATTGACGGCAGGAAGCATAAGCGCCAACACTATGGGTAACGGCGTTATCAACAACGCAGATAGCTTCACCTTCGGAGGAGTGACCACGAATGGAAATCTCGATGTTAATGAAAACTCAATTACAGGGGTGGATGATTTACAGGATGGTTCTGGTACAAGCACAGTAAGCTTTGATGGCAGCAACAACGTGGATATTCCGAACGGGAACTTACGGTTGGCTGATGGCGGTAAGATCGAAACCAGTTCTGCTGACAACAGACAGATTCTGTTCAAGCAAAACGGAGACGGCGTGTCTCTCGAGACCTCCGGTTCGGGAAGTGGCTACATAAGATGGTACGATAAAAACGCGGGTCAGGAGATAATTCGAGGCGATGAAGGAGGAGACGTTCAAATTCCCAACGGCAATCTAAATGTAAACGGCCAGCTGTCCGTTGGTTCCACGGAGTGTAACACCGGACAGTACCTTGATGGCGATGGGACATGTACCTCGGTGACAGGGGAAACCTCGGGAGAGTACGTAGATGAGGCCGGAGATACGATGAGCGGTGACTTGGATATGAACAGTAACAAGATACTGAACATTGGATCCGGCAACATTGACTTCGATCCGTCCGGAGCCGGGGACATCAACCTGAGAGGTAATGAGATCAAAAACGGCAACATTGTTCAGGCAGATAACTTGATCGCTGGTTCCTACTCTACAGGTACTTCGAAAGTTGATGGCAACGATATCTACGTCCAAGACGATGTGGAGGTCGGCGGAGACTTTGTAGGGGCCGGAGCAGACGTTGCGGAGAAAATACAGAATGAATCCCGGCTTGAGCCGGGAACGGTTGTCCAGATCTCCGGTAACATGAGCATTGATGCAACGGACGGAAAACATGATACGGATGTCGCAGGGGTCGTCTCGACCGATCCAGCGATGATAATGGCTAAGGAAAGAGGTGGCGTGCCTGTAGCTATGACGGGAACGGTTCCGGTCAAGGTAACAGTCGAGAACGGGAACATCATGCCTGGAGATATGCTGACAACATCTTCAGAGAATGGAAAAGCAATGAAATGCGGAGATATGGAAAACTGTGAGGGATCGGTCATCGGTAAGGCAATGCAGCCAGCGATGGAGGATTCAAAGATCAAGATGCTTATCTCGATGAGTTAG